Proteins from a single region of Clostridia bacterium:
- a CDS encoding TIGR03936 family radical SAM-associated protein, whose protein sequence is MNLRIKFNKTKDAKYISHLDLLRTFNRMLMRSMLTPSYSQGFNPHILLNFLHPSSVGTETLNDCADIVIEGEYDTKEVLKNLREVSPLGIEICDVTTDDSLKFNTLCAAMYTVKIDTNKDKDEIINFLRQDEILIEKKTKKGIKEVDIKPLFLSYEVEDKIVLKLKLKAGSSENLNPQLVLKAMEKHIDNIKISNVRIVREYLISENGEIF, encoded by the coding sequence ATGAATCTAAGAATTAAGTTTAATAAAACTAAAGATGCAAAATATATTTCTCATCTTGACCTGTTAAGAACCTTTAACAGAATGCTTATGAGAAGTATGCTTACACCCTCTTATTCTCAGGGGTTTAACCCGCATATTCTTCTTAATTTTTTGCATCCTTCATCAGTGGGAACAGAAACTTTAAACGATTGTGCCGATATTGTTATAGAAGGCGAATATGATACCAAAGAAGTTTTAAAAAATCTTAGAGAAGTTTCGCCTTTGGGAATAGAAATATGCGATGTAACAACTGATGATTCTTTAAAGTTTAATACTTTATGTGCTGCTATGTATACTGTAAAAATTGATACCAATAAGGATAAAGACGAAATAATTAACTTTTTAAGACAGGATGAAATTTTAATAGAAAAGAAAACTAAAAAGGGTATAAAAGAAGTTGATATAAAGCCTCTGTTTTTAAGTTATGAAGTGGAAGACAAAATTGTATTAAAACTTAAATTAAAAGCAGGAAGCAGCGAAAATCTTAACCCGCAACTTGTTTTAAAAGCCATGGAAAAACATATTGATAATATCAAAATATCAAATGTAAGAATTGTAAGGGAATATCTTATATCCGAAAACGGTGAAATTTTTTAA
- a CDS encoding TIGR03960 family B12-binding radical SAM protein has translation MINIEKYLDKVEKPSRYVGGEYNSVVKNKDDVDIRVAFCFPDTYEIGMSHLGLRCIYHVLNNIPDVWCERSFMPWTDMEEVMRKNNIPLYALESKDSLYEFDMLGFTLQYEMSYTNLLAMLDLSGIPFLSSERGKKHPIICAGGPCAVNPEPLADIVDFFMVGEGEEVWQEIIDLYRNCKNENLSKDEFLLKVANIKGVYVPKFYDVTYKEDGTIDKRTTLFDVPSVIEKRVVENFDMLPHPEEIIVPYTEIVHDRVTLEIFRGCIRGCRFCQAGFIYRPVRERTPEKLVDIAINSLKSTGYDEVSLCSLSTSDYTKLDELTDKLMEYTDDRKINFCLPSLRVDNFNLPLANKVQKVRKTSLTFAPEAGTQKMRDVINKNVSEEDVLKTSKLIFENGWNSVKFYFMIGLPYEEDEDIVGIKDLAYKVQDTYYSIDKMNRPKGARITVSTSSFVPKPFTPFMWAPQDTMDELRRKQDILKSEMKSKLINYNWHDADLSILEGVFARGDRRLSKVLIDAYKKGCKLDGWNEHFKYDLWMEAFKDNNIDYSFYNHRERSYDEVLPWDFIDVGVTKNFLMKENEKAKQAVTTPNCRQKCAGCGVTKLCECKECLNESKN, from the coding sequence ATGATTAATATTGAAAAATATCTTGACAAAGTGGAAAAACCGTCTCGTTATGTTGGGGGAGAATATAATAGTGTGGTAAAAAACAAGGATGATGTAGATATCCGTGTTGCATTCTGTTTTCCTGATACATATGAAATTGGTATGTCTCATCTTGGCTTAAGATGTATATACCACGTTCTTAATAATATACCTGATGTATGGTGTGAAAGAAGTTTTATGCCATGGACAGATATGGAAGAAGTAATGAGAAAAAACAATATCCCTCTTTACGCATTGGAATCAAAAGACAGTCTTTATGAATTTGATATGTTAGGGTTTACATTGCAGTATGAAATGAGTTATACAAATCTTCTTGCAATGCTTGATTTATCAGGCATACCTTTTTTATCTTCAGAAAGGGGAAAAAAGCATCCGATTATTTGCGCAGGTGGGCCTTGTGCAGTTAACCCTGAGCCATTAGCAGATATTGTAGACTTCTTTATGGTAGGAGAAGGGGAAGAAGTTTGGCAGGAGATTATAGATTTATATAGAAATTGTAAGAATGAGAATTTATCAAAGGATGAATTTTTATTAAAAGTTGCAAACATAAAGGGAGTATATGTTCCTAAATTTTATGATGTTACATATAAAGAAGACGGAACAATAGATAAAAGAACAACTCTTTTTGATGTACCTTCAGTAATTGAAAAAAGAGTGGTTGAAAATTTTGATATGTTACCTCATCCTGAAGAAATAATTGTGCCTTATACAGAGATAGTTCATGACAGAGTAACTCTTGAAATATTCAGGGGTTGTATAAGAGGTTGCAGATTTTGTCAGGCAGGTTTTATTTATCGACCTGTAAGGGAAAGAACACCTGAAAAATTAGTGGATATTGCCATAAATTCTTTAAAATCAACAGGGTACGACGAAGTATCATTATGTTCTCTTAGTACAAGTGATTATACTAAACTTGATGAACTTACTGATAAATTGATGGAATATACAGATGATAGAAAAATCAATTTCTGTCTTCCGTCATTAAGAGTGGATAATTTTAATTTGCCACTTGCAAATAAAGTTCAGAAAGTAAGAAAAACATCTTTGACTTTTGCACCTGAAGCAGGTACTCAGAAAATGAGAGATGTAATAAATAAAAATGTGTCCGAAGAGGATGTATTAAAAACATCTAAACTTATTTTTGAAAACGGATGGAACAGTGTAAAATTTTATTTTATGATTGGTCTTCCGTATGAAGAAGATGAAGATATTGTGGGTATAAAAGACCTTGCATATAAAGTTCAGGATACATATTATAGCATAGATAAAATGAATAGACCAAAAGGTGCAAGAATAACAGTAAGCACATCCTCTTTTGTTCCTAAACCGTTTACTCCGTTTATGTGGGCACCGCAGGACACTATGGATGAACTAAGAAGAAAACAGGATATCTTAAAAAGCGAAATGAAGTCTAAACTTATTAACTATAACTGGCATGATGCTGACCTTTCAATTTTAGAGGGCGTATTTGCAAGAGGGGATAGAAGATTATCTAAGGTTCTTATTGATGCATATAAAAAAGGATGTAAACTTGATGGCTGGAATGAACATTTTAAGTATGATTTATGGATGGAAGCCTTTAAGGATAATAATATTGACTATTCATTCTATAACCACAGAGAAAGAAGTTATGACGAAGTGTTGCCTTGGGACTTTATAGATGTGGGCGTTACCAAAAACTTTTTAATGAAAGAAAATGAAAAGGCAAAACAGGCAGTAACAACCCCTAATTGCAGACAAAAGTGTGCAGGGTGCGGCGTTACAAAACTTTGTGAGTGTAAGGAGTGCTTAAATGAATCTAAGAATTAA
- a CDS encoding QueT transporter family protein gives MNIKNLAKTAVVAALYCAMTLTLAPISYGIVQLRVSEVLTVLPAFSKHSVFGLTLGCFVSNYIGMSFTGSAGIIDVIFGTLATFLAAICSYYFRKNKWLVALFPVLFNGVIVGGYLHFIAFNTVNIFLCMLSVALGEGIVTYILGIPFINFILKHKKIGEILND, from the coding sequence ATGAATATTAAAAATCTTGCTAAAACTGCAGTTGTGGCTGCCCTTTATTGTGCTATGACTTTAACATTGGCACCAATAAGTTACGGAATAGTTCAGTTAAGAGTATCAGAAGTTCTTACAGTGCTTCCTGCTTTTTCCAAACATTCTGTTTTTGGCTTAACTCTTGGATGCTTTGTATCCAACTATATAGGAATGTCATTTACAGGCAGTGCAGGAATAATTGATGTAATCTTTGGAACACTGGCAACTTTTCTTGCAGCAATCTGTTCTTATTATTTTAGAAAAAACAAATGGCTGGTTGCTTTGTTCCCTGTGTTGTTTAACGGTGTTATAGTAGGAGGATATCTGCATTTTATTGCATTTAATACAGTAAATATATTTTTATGTATGCTAAGTGTTGCATTAGGGGAAGGGATAGTAACATATATACTCGGTATCCCTTTTATAAACTTTATATTAAAACATAAGAAAATAGGAGAAATTCTTAATGATTAA
- the trmFO gene encoding methylenetetrahydrofolate--tRNA-(uracil(54)-C(5))-methyltransferase (FADH(2)-oxidizing) TrmFO produces MKTVNVIGAGLAGCEVAFRLANENIKVNLYEQKPEKKSPAHSSDKFCELVCSNSLRGNVLSNAVGLLKEEMRMLGSLVIESAYINQVPAGGALAVDREKFSEYITNKIKSHPNINVIYKEKEEIDEDEYTVIASGPLTSDKLFSNIKKLTGSDDLYFYDAAAPIVSYDSIDMSKAFKGSRYNKGDADYINCPMTKEEYDAFYEALINAECAELKAFEKEVVFEGCMPVETMAKRGYNTLLFGPLKPVGLRSESMEKDAYAVVQLRQDNKEATMYNIVGFQTHLKFYEQKRVFSMIPGLNNAEFLRYGVMHRNTFINSPKVLDNHYKLINNDKIYFAGQITGVEGYVESAASGLLVGIYLSRLLNGKEISEFSSDTAIGALSNYISNKTVEKFQPMNINFGIINPLGYRVKGKQEKNLEISKRALLEIEEKIKNNLI; encoded by the coding sequence ATGAAAACAGTTAATGTTATCGGGGCAGGTCTTGCAGGATGCGAAGTAGCGTTTAGACTTGCAAACGAAAATATAAAAGTTAATTTATATGAACAAAAGCCGGAGAAAAAATCTCCGGCTCATTCTTCTGATAAATTTTGTGAACTTGTATGCAGTAATTCATTAAGAGGCAATGTTTTAAGTAATGCAGTCGGCCTTTTAAAAGAAGAAATGAGAATGCTTGGCTCTCTTGTAATAGAGAGTGCCTACATAAATCAGGTTCCTGCAGGAGGAGCACTTGCAGTAGACAGGGAAAAGTTTTCAGAGTATATAACCAATAAAATAAAATCACATCCTAATATCAATGTTATCTATAAAGAAAAAGAAGAAATAGATGAAGATGAATATACAGTTATTGCTTCAGGACCATTAACATCGGACAAGCTTTTTTCAAATATCAAAAAACTTACAGGAAGCGATGACCTTTATTTTTACGATGCCGCAGCACCTATTGTCTCTTATGATTCAATAGATATGTCCAAAGCGTTTAAAGGCTCCCGTTATAATAAAGGGGATGCAGATTATATTAACTGCCCTATGACAAAAGAAGAATATGATGCCTTTTATGAAGCACTTATAAATGCCGAATGTGCGGAACTTAAAGCGTTTGAAAAAGAGGTTGTTTTTGAAGGGTGTATGCCGGTTGAAACTATGGCAAAAAGAGGGTATAACACACTATTATTCGGGCCTTTAAAACCTGTTGGCTTAAGAAGTGAAAGCATGGAAAAAGATGCTTACGCTGTTGTTCAGTTAAGGCAGGATAATAAAGAAGCCACAATGTATAATATTGTAGGTTTCCAGACTCATCTTAAGTTTTATGAACAAAAAAGAGTATTTTCTATGATTCCTGGGCTTAATAATGCAGAATTTTTAAGATACGGTGTAATGCACAGGAACACTTTTATAAATTCGCCGAAAGTTCTTGATAATCATTATAAACTTATAAATAATGATAAAATATATTTTGCAGGTCAGATTACAGGCGTTGAAGGATATGTCGAATCTGCCGCAAGTGGTCTTTTAGTAGGTATATATCTTTCAAGGCTTTTAAACGGTAAAGAAATAAGTGAGTTTTCTTCTGATACCGCAATAGGTGCACTTTCAAATTATATATCAAATAAAACAGTAGAGAAATTTCAGCCGATGAATATAAATTTTGGCATTATAAACCCTCTTGGTTACCGTGTTAAAGGTAAACAGGAAAAAAATCTTGAAATTTCAAAAAGAGCACTTTTGGAAATTGAAGAAAAAATTAAAAATAATTTAATATAA
- the topA gene encoding type I DNA topoisomerase, with the protein MSKNLVIVESPAKAKTIEKYLGKDFSVLASMGHLRDLPEKTLGVDIERGFTPKYQAIKGKSELIKTLKKEAELSDKVYLATDPDREGEAISWHIASILGLEDSKMLRITFNEITKNAVTDAVLNPRTIDKDLVDAQQARRVLDRIVGYKLSPLLWKKIRKGLSAGRVQSVATRIVCDREEEIEKFKPEEYWTVNAKLKSSKNKFFTARLEKKDGKKLTLKNEQETKAVLEILKNAKYVINSIKQTKKIRKPAAPFVTSTLQQEASRKLNFTSKKTMSVAQTLYEGINIKGKGLIGLITYMRTDSLRISDEAKKACVSYIMSNFGPQYAPKGYNEYKLKNSNVQDAHEAIRPSDVFLTPAFVKDSLTNDQYKLYKLIWERFVASQMVNALFNSTMVDVSADNLTLKATGSQMIFDGFMKLYIEGTDDESDEENSQILPELTKGEEVELLKLNDKQNFTAPPSRYTEAGLIKIMEEYGIGRPSTYAPTISTILQREYVVKEGKALKPTELGRITTNLMKENFADIVDVSFTAGMEEKLDSIENGNVDWVEIIKEFYGDFEETLNKAQNIEKVKIQDEESDEICEKCGRKMVIKTGRFGKFLACPGFPQCKNAKPITSEVKDVKCPVCEGKILEKKSKKGKKYYGCENNPKCSFMTWDEPTNDKCEVCGNIMVKKRYGRGSKLYCSNQECENSLSKKTKKDAKNENS; encoded by the coding sequence TTGTCAAAAAATCTTGTTATTGTGGAATCTCCAGCAAAGGCAAAAACAATTGAAAAATATCTGGGTAAAGATTTTAGTGTTCTTGCTTCTATGGGGCATTTAAGAGATTTGCCTGAGAAAACTCTGGGCGTTGATATAGAAAGAGGTTTTACTCCTAAATATCAAGCCATAAAGGGTAAGAGCGAACTTATTAAAACCTTGAAAAAAGAAGCAGAACTTTCAGATAAAGTGTATCTTGCTACCGACCCTGACCGTGAGGGAGAAGCAATATCCTGGCATATTGCAAGTATCCTTGGACTTGAAGATAGTAAGATGCTAAGAATAACATTTAACGAAATAACAAAAAATGCGGTAACCGACGCTGTTTTAAACCCTCGTACAATAGATAAAGATTTAGTTGATGCCCAACAGGCAAGAAGAGTTTTAGACAGAATAGTAGGTTATAAATTAAGCCCTCTTCTTTGGAAAAAAATAAGAAAAGGTCTTAGCGCAGGAAGAGTTCAGTCGGTTGCAACAAGAATTGTCTGCGACAGGGAAGAAGAAATTGAAAAGTTTAAACCTGAAGAATACTGGACAGTAAATGCCAAACTTAAATCATCAAAAAATAAATTTTTCACAGCAAGATTAGAAAAAAAAGACGGAAAAAAACTTACACTTAAAAATGAACAGGAAACAAAAGCAGTTCTTGAAATTTTAAAGAATGCAAAGTATGTTATAAACAGTATAAAGCAAACCAAAAAAATAAGAAAACCTGCTGCTCCGTTTGTAACAAGTACACTTCAGCAGGAAGCATCAAGAAAACTTAATTTCACCTCTAAAAAAACCATGTCTGTTGCCCAGACTTTATATGAAGGTATAAATATAAAAGGAAAAGGCCTTATAGGTTTAATTACCTATATGAGAACAGACAGCCTAAGAATATCAGACGAAGCAAAAAAAGCGTGTGTAAGTTATATAATGAGTAACTTCGGACCTCAGTACGCACCTAAAGGATATAATGAATATAAATTAAAAAACAGTAATGTTCAGGATGCTCACGAAGCAATAAGACCGTCAGATGTGTTTCTTACACCGGCGTTTGTTAAAGACTCTCTGACAAATGACCAGTATAAACTATATAAACTTATCTGGGAAAGATTTGTTGCATCCCAGATGGTAAATGCATTGTTTAATTCAACTATGGTTGATGTTAGTGCAGATAATTTAACCCTTAAAGCAACAGGCTCTCAAATGATATTTGACGGGTTTATGAAACTTTATATTGAGGGTACGGATGATGAATCAGATGAAGAAAATTCACAGATTCTTCCTGAACTTACAAAAGGCGAAGAAGTTGAACTTTTAAAATTAAATGATAAGCAGAATTTTACAGCCCCACCGTCAAGATATACCGAAGCAGGGCTTATAAAGATAATGGAAGAATACGGTATAGGAAGACCAAGCACCTATGCCCCTACAATAAGCACAATTCTTCAAAGAGAGTATGTTGTAAAAGAGGGTAAAGCCCTTAAACCTACTGAACTTGGAAGAATTACAACCAACCTTATGAAAGAAAACTTTGCCGATATAGTCGATGTTTCATTTACTGCAGGGATGGAAGAAAAACTTGACAGTATTGAAAACGGTAATGTTGACTGGGTTGAAATTATAAAAGAATTCTACGGTGATTTTGAAGAAACTTTAAATAAAGCGCAGAATATAGAAAAAGTTAAAATACAAGACGAAGAATCTGATGAGATATGCGAAAAATGCGGAAGAAAAATGGTTATAAAAACTGGAAGATTCGGCAAATTCTTAGCATGTCCTGGTTTTCCTCAGTGTAAAAATGCAAAACCGATAACAAGCGAAGTAAAAGATGTTAAATGCCCTGTTTGTGAAGGCAAAATTCTTGAAAAGAAAAGTAAAAAGGGCAAAAAGTATTACGGTTGCGAAAATAACCCTAAATGTTCATTTATGACATGGGATGAGCCGACAAACGATAAATGCGAAGTGTGTGGAAATATAATGGTTAAAAAGCGTTATGGAAGAGGCTCTAAACTGTATTGCTCAAATCAGGAATGTGAAAATTCCCTTTCTAAGAAAACAAAAAAGGATGCAAAAAATGAAAACAGTTAA
- the dprA gene encoding DNA-processing protein DprA: MKSNVLYWVWLSLKTPPNNLCIRKLIKEVPDAEIIYSMGEKELEQIPYLNKVSFIKLLDKDLEPAKKIVEKCETNGYNIICYAEDNYPKRLENICDFPVVLYHRGMFFDFDNLLCISVVGTREPSGYGISIAKKISRELAYNNALVISGMAFGIDANAHLGAMSIDKPTVAVLGSSIDKPSPKSNKYLYDYMLYNGCVISEYPPESVTNPSNFAIRNRIISGLSLGTLVVEAGNKSGSLITANFALEQGRDVFAVPSSPDNVKGMGTNKLIKEGAILTLDATDILDEYKGMFESINIIKTFSENTYNNSFKKEDFISKFTDLTPVEKEVALSLETYETTADEISKKSKLPVSYVLSALTMLEIKGVVKSVVGNRFILNI; the protein is encoded by the coding sequence ATGAAAAGTAATGTTTTATATTGGGTGTGGCTTTCTTTAAAAACCCCTCCTAATAATTTATGTATAAGAAAACTTATAAAAGAAGTTCCCGATGCAGAAATAATATATAGTATGGGAGAAAAAGAATTAGAGCAAATACCGTATCTTAATAAGGTTTCTTTTATAAAACTTCTTGATAAAGATTTGGAACCTGCAAAGAAAATTGTTGAAAAATGTGAAACTAACGGTTATAATATAATCTGTTATGCCGAGGATAATTATCCTAAAAGGCTTGAAAATATTTGTGATTTCCCTGTTGTTTTATACCACAGAGGAATGTTTTTTGATTTTGATAATCTTTTGTGTATTTCAGTTGTAGGAACAAGGGAACCATCAGGATATGGAATAAGCATTGCCAAAAAGATATCACGCGAACTTGCGTATAATAACGCTCTTGTTATAAGTGGTATGGCATTTGGTATTGACGCTAATGCGCATCTTGGAGCAATGAGTATAGATAAACCTACAGTTGCTGTCTTAGGCTCTTCAATAGATAAGCCTTCTCCTAAATCAAATAAATATTTATACGATTATATGCTCTATAACGGATGTGTTATTTCAGAATATCCGCCCGAAAGTGTTACTAACCCTTCAAATTTTGCAATAAGAAACAGAATTATAAGTGGCTTATCTCTTGGAACATTAGTGGTAGAAGCGGGTAATAAAAGTGGCTCTCTTATTACTGCTAACTTTGCCTTGGAACAAGGCAGAGATGTGTTTGCAGTTCCAAGTTCTCCTGATAATGTAAAAGGTATGGGTACAAATAAACTTATAAAAGAGGGCGCGATACTTACTTTGGATGCAACAGACATTTTAGATGAATATAAAGGAATGTTTGAAAGTATAAATATTATAAAAACTTTTAGTGAAAATACATATAATAATTCTTTTAAAAAAGAAGATTTTATTTCTAAGTTTACCGACCTTACTCCTGTTGAAAAAGAGGTCGCATTATCTTTGGAAACATACGAAACTACTGCAGACGAAATTTCAAAAAAATCAAAACTTCCCGTAAGTTATGTGCTTTCAGCGCTAACTATGTTAGAAATTAAAGGTGTAGTTAAATCTGTTGTCGGAAACAGATTTATCTTAAATATATAA
- a CDS encoding prolipoprotein diacylglyceryl transferase, giving the protein MENVVKFPGLGLSFNINRVAIPKSIIGIDIYWYAVIITLGIVLAYLYCIRRGSKEGIDKEIFTDILLWGIPSAIIGARLYYVIFRWQNYVNNPMKIFALRDGGLAIYGAIIFSVVTVFIYLKSKKISPYKIFDICVIGLLIGQATGRWGNFFNQEAFGSNTTLKWGMISEETISYLSSLKLKGYDVDPLMPVHPTFLYESLWNIIGIIILHNYSKKKKFDSEIFILYIIWYGLGRVFIEGLRTDSLYFFNIRVSQLVGLISIIVGVVFYIIMYKKRVKNEK; this is encoded by the coding sequence GTGGAAAATGTTGTAAAATTCCCGGGCCTTGGTCTATCATTTAATATAAACAGAGTGGCAATTCCCAAAAGTATTATAGGAATTGATATATATTGGTATGCCGTTATAATAACATTGGGCATAGTCCTTGCATATTTATACTGTATAAGAAGGGGCAGCAAAGAGGGAATAGATAAAGAAATTTTTACTGATATACTCCTGTGGGGTATTCCGTCTGCCATAATAGGAGCGAGGCTTTATTATGTAATATTCAGATGGCAGAACTATGTTAATAATCCAATGAAGATTTTTGCCTTAAGAGATGGAGGACTTGCAATATACGGAGCAATAATCTTCTCGGTTGTTACAGTTTTTATTTATCTAAAATCAAAGAAAATATCGCCTTATAAGATATTTGATATATGTGTTATCGGTCTTCTTATAGGACAGGCAACAGGCAGATGGGGAAACTTTTTTAATCAGGAGGCGTTTGGAAGTAACACTACTTTAAAGTGGGGAATGATTAGTGAAGAAACAATAAGTTATCTATCTTCTCTTAAACTTAAAGGATATGATGTTGACCCTTTAATGCCCGTTCATCCAACCTTTTTATATGAGTCTCTATGGAATATAATTGGAATAATTATTTTACATAATTATTCCAAAAAGAAAAAGTTTGACTCTGAGATTTTTATATTGTATATTATATGGTACGGACTTGGAAGAGTGTTTATAGAGGGACTAAGAACTGACAGTCTTTATTTTTTCAATATAAGAGTATCTCAACTGGTTGGTCTAATATCAATTATTGTCGGTGTTGTTTTCTATATAATAATGTATAAAAAAAGGGTAAAAAATGAAAAGTAA
- a CDS encoding insulinase family protein, with protein MIFSQIKNEFLNEAIYKGVHKSGLNVVALPKKGFSKYYAILSTGYGSNDVCFKDDEHKEFIEIPDGIAHFLEHKMFEQPDGTNAFDKFSLYGANANAFTSFNNTAYLFQSTDFFNENLEHLLNYVFSPYFTKENVEKEQGIIGQEIRMYDDDPDWRVMFNMLKAMYSEHPIRRDIAGTVESISKIDKDLLYYCYNIFYHPQNMVLFIAGDFDVENISDILDKCVPVKEKDFNAIKKEYNEPENINKKEITDNLEVSMPIFSMGYKDNSKIILGKELAKKNLITSIIVKLFAGDSSPLYKRMYDEGLINETFYDDITINRDYSFVQFSGESPEPKKVREEILKEAKRIKEEGFNKSDFLRCKKFMYGKYIKSFNNIESIGNAFASNFFLKVDLFDFLDVYESITYDDIIERFNELFNEDMFVTSIILPKE; from the coding sequence ATGATTTTCTCACAAATAAAAAACGAATTTTTAAATGAAGCAATATATAAGGGAGTCCATAAATCAGGGCTTAATGTAGTGGCACTTCCTAAAAAGGGTTTTTCCAAATACTATGCTATATTATCAACAGGATACGGGTCAAATGATGTATGTTTTAAAGATGATGAGCATAAAGAATTTATTGAAATTCCTGACGGAATAGCGCATTTTCTTGAGCATAAAATGTTTGAACAGCCTGACGGAACAAATGCCTTTGATAAATTTTCCCTGTATGGCGCAAATGCAAACGCTTTTACGTCATTTAACAATACAGCGTATCTTTTCCAGTCAACCGACTTTTTTAATGAAAATTTAGAGCATTTATTAAATTATGTTTTTTCTCCTTACTTTACTAAAGAGAATGTAGAAAAAGAGCAGGGAATAATAGGTCAGGAAATAAGAATGTATGATGACGACCCTGACTGGAGAGTTATGTTCAATATGCTAAAAGCGATGTACAGTGAGCATCCTATAAGAAGAGATATAGCAGGAACGGTAGAAAGCATATCAAAAATAGATAAAGATCTTCTTTACTACTGCTACAATATCTTTTATCATCCGCAGAATATGGTGCTTTTTATAGCAGGGGATTTTGATGTGGAAAATATTTCTGACATTTTAGATAAATGTGTGCCGGTAAAAGAAAAGGACTTTAATGCAATAAAGAAAGAATATAACGAGCCTGAGAACATAAATAAAAAGGAAATAACAGATAACTTAGAGGTTTCAATGCCTATATTTTCTATGGGGTATAAGGATAACTCAAAAATAATATTAGGAAAAGAGTTGGCAAAGAAAAATCTTATAACATCAATTATAGTAAAACTTTTTGCAGGGGATAGTTCTCCATTATATAAAAGAATGTATGACGAGGGGCTTATAAATGAAACCTTCTATGACGATATAACCATAAACCGTGATTATTCTTTTGTACAGTTTTCGGGAGAATCGCCTGAGCCTAAAAAGGTAAGAGAAGAAATATTAAAAGAAGCAAAAAGAATTAAAGAAGAAGGATTTAATAAATCAGATTTTCTAAGATGCAAAAAATTTATGTACGGTAAGTATATAAAATCATTTAACAATATTGAATCTATCGGTAATGCCTTTGCTTCAAACTTTTTCTTAAAGGTTGACTTGTTTGACTTTTTAGATGTATATGAAAGTATTACCTATGATGATATAATAGAAAGATTTAACGAACTGTTTAATGAAGATATGTTTGTTACATCCATTATTTTACCTAAGGAATAA